Genomic DNA from Anoplopoma fimbria isolate UVic2021 breed Golden Eagle Sablefish chromosome 22, Afim_UVic_2022, whole genome shotgun sequence:
tcATGGGTAACATGACTGTAAATCAGATGCCCGCATGACTGTCACTAATTTGGGAGTCTGACTTTGCTGTGTCCCCTGTGATCAGATGACATGCAGAGCTGCTATGATTAGGGCTGCGTGCAGAGGgaaggggtggggtggggggcaTGTTGTTGAGCTACAGTTCATTTATCTGTAACGTCGTGGTGTGGGTCAGTGGCTGGGATACTGGAGGAAGTATGAGAAAGCTGCAGTTGAGCCCTTAGGGATCGACCCAATAAGTCCTGGAGGAGTTCGGCATGGCTCCGGAGAGTGCCTGGCTCCTGAGAACGGGGCTTGTGCTGTTGGTGGCAGGTGAGTGTTTGTGGGAAGAACTTCAAATAGTTTGATTCATTTTCCAGGGGACGTTATTCATTTggattttggtttatttaagtttttgggacagaaaaagtgaatattttggTGTTTGTGAGCATGCAGTATTCATTAATAAAAGCATGCATTTCAGAGATGACAGAGCTCATAGCAATCATGATTTTCTGTTGTCTATTCAttctgtaatatatatatatatatatatatatatatatatatatatatgttgtatagtatgtgtatttattgtctgtgtagttgtatagtatgtgtatttattgtctgtgtagttgtatagtatgtgtatttattgtctgtgtctgtgtagttgtatagtatgtgtatttattgtctgtgtagttgtatagtatgtgtatttattgtctgtgtagttgtatagtatgtgtatttattgtctgtgtagttgtatagtatgtgtatttattgtctgtgtagttctatagtatgtgtatttattgtctgtgtagttgtatagtatgtgtatttattgtctgtgtagttgtatagtatgtgtatttattgtctgtgtagttctatagtatgtgtatttattgtctgtgtagttctatagtatgtgtatttattgtctgtgtattgtatttattgtctgtgtagttgagctgctgcaacacttgaatttcccccatggggatcaataaaggaatataataataatatttagtttaattcagACCTCTACAATGTATGTGTTTAAGTCTGAGGTAAGGTCAGGGGTGTAGAAAGTATTCAGGTTGTTCACTTCAGTGGAAGTAGCAATATCAcattgtattaaatgttttttccaagGAAGAGTACTGCAGTAACTTAGTGTGACATTCTTGAgtgttgaaaacaaaatgtagaaaaatggtCCCTTTCCCTGTCATACTATTTATGATACAATCAGATTATTGTGACTAATGCATTTGGTGGAGTTAAGCTATTTCATAAACTAACTAATGTGCAATCTTGTGTGCAGTTCTATGTAAAAAATCTTCACTTGTAAAGTAACAGTCATGGAATAGAAATAGTACagtgaagtacaagtacatcaGAGTTGTACTTAATTGCAGTTCTTGAGTAGATGTACTTCAGTTACATTGGCAGCAGCATTGTGTCAGTTCAACAGGTCACAACATGTAGAGAAACATATCAATATTTCTCCTGAGGCATTAAGATTATCCTCCATAGTTTAATGACagatgatgtgtgtgatgtagGAAAACATGAGGACTCAGCAGCTGGCTAAACATGAGTGACATGTGAGATGGATGGATCCTCATCATATTCAtgagcatcattttttttttttaaatccataaaTATTGAGTCCTGGAAATGGCAGGCAGAATTCATGATTCCTGTTGGACTGATGGGTGTTTCCTCTGGCCTATACCCCAAAATATGGAAAACAAACTTGTAGGCAGTGAGTCGATAGAGTGAAATCCTCCAGCATCTGTCGTGGTTAGGCCTTGATTTTCTGCAGGTTAGCAGCCAAGTTAGAAGGCACCTTTTTAAACGCTTGAATGACCAATTTTCTGACAGGTGAATCATCACATCCTCATAGCTAAAAggtgtttaaatgtttgcaaaatgtttgttttttgcatgtgtCTGATGCGTCTTCTTTGATAAAAGTCAGCTTAACGGCAGCGGGGTCTCTTCCATTCTTTTCACATTCTCCTTTTTTCAGTAGCATCTCTTTCAAAAAACTCCCCGTGTCAACACATCCAGAGTGTTTTCAGAGCCTGGAGAGCCAGCTAAGACAGAGCGAACACAATGGACACACTGTTGGCCCTTATCAGGCCGCCGCAGACTGAGATCCGCCATGTTCCTCCATCGTGACGACGACCTGTTCGTTCCACAcgggtcctttttttttttcttttttccgcCAGCTTAAGCTCCCACTCCCACTGTACTGCCTCGGTGGTGTTACGCTCAGCTCAGAGTCCTGAGGGGACGAGCAGCGGTCGGTCTGCCTCCACGCTGAGAGCCTGTTAACACACATCTCTGAAGTAAACAAATGGGATTGGGACTCCGACTGCAAATGAGAATCTTTTCATAGCGAAAGTAAAAAGCCTAATATGGGGAAGAAATGGACCAACGGGGATAACCGAGGACGGGACTTGACCTTGTTTGTTGCACAAACATATTCCTAATTATCAAGAAGTGAACTCAGCAGATAACCTCTGTAGTGTTTTAAAATCCTTTCTTTCCTTACAGTGATGCTTTTCTCCCCACTCACTGCGATAAAGTAGCAAGTTGCAGTCGCCTCACATCACCCAGATCCATTCTCATTGTCATATTTAAGCCTTGATTAATACGTTtggcttgatttttttttttacgtctctcttcctcttccgtACTTTAGCTCAAGTCCTTCCATCAGCGTCCGGCTGCAACGGGGTTCACTACGAGAGGGTGATCAACGATTTCTGCTCGGCTAAGTTCAAACACGACATGGTAGGGCTGGACCGAGGCCTGTGGTGCAGCTGGCCGGACACCACGGAGTGAGTTCACCTGCTGGGGTCGCGCAGAAAGAGAGggcagagaaaagaaagcaCTTGTTTTACTCGTCTCGTACGGTTTAGTCACAGATAACGGCTCCATGGAATTGATTTATGGCTTAAGGAAAGAGCTGGATTTGGTGgaaatggttttatttgttggGGAAACTCTCTTTCTTCGGAATTGTTTATCAGTAAACACATACCAAAATGCTTTAATGTAATATGATATACTATTAATGGATTGAAAACTCATGATTATTGCATAAGGAAGCTGCTGATCTTGCATACTGCACTTATTCCCCCAAATGCAAGCATGTAGTCCAGGGTTAACCACCTGTCTTTCCTTTGGTAACATGCCCATCATCTGAGCTCAATGATTCAGTTCATCCTCTGATCTGGATGAACGACATCCTCAACATGTTTTCGTGGCTGTTTTTCCTTATGGCCCCCAACTCCTTCGTTTCTCCACTCACCATCACATCTCTTTGTCTCAAACTTCTACTGTATCTGCTGCACATTATTTAGTATATATACTAGAGTGTTTGCAGTGTTTTTCAGTCAGAGGATGAGTCAGACAGGAGAGGGGGAAAGGAGCTGGGAGGCCCACAGGAGAAGCTGCTGTCAAAACTGTGATTTCCCTCCTGGCTCACTGTCCTCTCTTGGTCCAGCACATAATTAGTGgctgtactctgtgtgtgtgtgtgtgtgtgtgtgtgtgtgtgtgtgtgtgtgtgtgtgtgtgtgtgtgtgtgtgtgtgtgtgtgtgtgtgtgtgtgtgtgtgtgtgtgtgtgtgtgtgtggtggcaaCTCATCATAAAAGATGTGTACAGGCACATAGAGGGTTTGCAGTTGCGTCACAAAACTCCTGGCAACAATGTTTGACGCCATCGCCGACGTCCTTTGGAGAGCTGCTACACATATAAGGCTTGTGTGTGGGGTGTTCACTGCATTGCTTGTTAGttttaaaaccttttcaaaataagaggtCCAGCAACACTTCATTGTAAGACCACCACCTTTTGGTTTGTAGACTTCATCAGGGTCAAaaacctttttcaaaatgtttctgtttttactgagAGCAAGATGGCCGTCATTCACACACCGTTTTTTCCCTGAGCTATAAAAACACTCCAGTCTCTCCtgacttgtgttttatttttagaacaAAACAATTTCACTGAGTGGCAGCTCAACACAATTTTCTAGGTCCAGTTCTAAGACATAGGGCTCTACAGGGTTTGGAAAAAAACTGAGCCTCAGCTGCATTCTGGATGATAGATGCAACTGTCACTTTTGGTGGACGTATTTTAAAAGTGACCTTTTATGTTATTTGCCCtgttattaaaagtaataaagcaaaatgaaacactAAACAATAAACTGCACCCATCAGATAAAAGGCCGTTTATGATGAACACTAAAGTTGTGTGGACTTTTCCTTTAAGGGACTTAAAGCTTTCCTCCCATTTGCCCAATCGGCCTCCAGCTATGCAGTTAAAGCCAGTGGCCATCCGGAATGGTGCGATGCTCCACTGGGGGTGCTACCCCGTTGGTATGCATCTCCATTTCCCCTGCCCTCTACCACCAAGCAGTTATATATAGCGGTGTTGAGCCCGACTGGTAATTCTAGACACTTCTACCAACAGGAGTCCCTCCTCTGGTTCCACTCTGAAAGGACGTTTCAAAGACAAACCCGGAGACTAATTATACCTGAAGAGTGTATTTCTAAAGTTCTGTAACTCGGAATGGGAGTTATAGGAGGGACAACTTTAATTTCATCATGGAAATACCGCTTCTACCTTTCACGAGCTGCACATTCCAATACCAATACTACCGTACTATTTAGTGTGCCAGGAAAAGATGTAGTATGTCAAATACAGCAGGctaaaaataccaggatgtcatGTGGCAATTTGCAGTATGCGAGCCTGCATGCTTTGCTGCTGACGCACAATCCTCTCTGCAGGGGATATGTGAGccagagggtcaaagttcaggtGCGATGTGATGAAATAGGATGCACACTACATGCATCAGTGTTTACTTTGTAAGTTCATAAGTGCTACAGTatgaagtaaaaaagtaaaagtgtatATTTGGATCCTTGATGAATCCTTTAGGGGGATTTGACTGTGTGTTGTCGCCCTCTGCAGGATCTACGAGGGGTTAACAAACTGCACCTACCAGGTGGCCCTGAGGATGGACTGCTTCTGGCCGAATCAGATAGTCGACCGCCTCTTCATGCAGGTTCACCGGACCTACTTCCACGACTGCGCTCTGACCGGCCGGCTCCTCCACGACCCGTCCACCAGCATCCTCGCCCCGTTCATCGTCGTGCCGGTGCTGGTCACCCTGCTCATGACTGCCCTCGTGGTGTGGAGGAGTAAACGCACAGAGGGGGTTTTATAGGGACTTGGGTTCAAGTCTTGTAAATACACGTGGACTCCGGAGGGGCGATAATGGAGCATGTTGTAAAAGATGTCAGGTGATTTTTGCATAATCTGTTATTTGATGCATTTATGCTCATTGTCTTGCAATTGTATAATTCCCGTGTTAGTATGAATATCTCATGAAAAACAGCAGActttaatatgataatatgttttaaatgctcTATGTGGTTTGAAATAGAGAGTGTCCCGAGTTTGGGAAAAGTAATAAAAGGTGTTTGGGTTTTCAGGGGAATTGGAAGCCATGCATCTTAATTACCATCTGTTGTCATGGCCAGAAACAATCTGTCAGCACATTAATAACTGAAGAGAGGAAGACACTCAGGGAGACACCAACAACTTGGGTGTTTGTTGTTACATTTGAttagagagaagaaaggagcagaaaatggaaaaatgtgcaaaagaagaaaaaaggttttggacAAAGAGGTCAAACATGGTTACAAATTGTTCATATTCACTGTCTCCTTTTAATGCACATGGATTTCTTTCACCCACGTCACGAAATAGTAAGTTCCTTTTAAGAAAAGTGCAATTTTAGGACTGTACATGATGCTCAAGGTGGCTTTCATCCATCACTGTGTGTAGGGCTCCAATCTAGTGTTCACTCTGGAAGGGTCTGTCTTAACATATGTCAATATTTcgaatttaaatttaaatgtaggTTCATAACACAGTTGTGTGAAATATCTTTTGATTCAGCCGGTCAGACTGGTTTACGGGCCAGCCAATAGAAATACTTCACAAACCACAGTGACTTCTGTGTCAGGAGAGGAAACCTTCATGGCAGACATCTACCTGTTGGAGGACAAGAAGAGACAGAGCGGTTTAATAGGATCTGAAATGAATTAATGGGTGGATTAATGGCTACATCAAGACTGGGGACTAATTGAAACAGTTAGTAAATATAAACTATGTATAAGTAAAACCTTAAATGACTCCCTGTCCACCCTGCAAGACTAAACAGGTCAACTTTttatagagacagagacacagcgTTGTGTAGTAATTAAATACTATGCCatcataattaaatacaatgtCATACTTTCTTATCCACGTAAAAGTTACAGCTCAGCACTTCCCCTCCATATATTTTGCTTGCTGGGCTATTCTGTCCTGTCAGTGGTGAATTAATGGTGGCTATATTATCAAAGCAGTTAAAGCCTTCAACAGTTAAGCTTAGTCGAGCAGTGTTTGGCCTCTCTGATTAATGCTCAAGACTGTGACAGTATTCAAAGACGGATTTCATCAGTTTTTGCGtgttattaattcatttagGTGGAGATTAAGAGATCAACGTTCAGAGTTCAGAGCCAGCTGTGACTTCAACATAGAGAGTCACGTgaagacatttataaaaaaacctttgaagTTCTGCGGTTATGAGTAGAACTCGTAAAAAGGCCACGTTTCTTCCAAATATCACCAAAAGAAATGCCGTGATTTTACCAATTCCAGATTTTCAAACATGCACTTGgtttcaaacagcagcagatggcAGTGAATGCACATATGTGGTGCTCTGTGCTGAAAAGAAGAGAGCTGCTGAGTGTCTCAGTGTTTTTGGTATCACACGTTAGTTGTAATTCATTAACCCTCAGTGCAATAAAACGTGATAAATGCTCTATTTGGTATAAAAATGGAATTTATCCGTTCATTAATTTTAGTGGATAACATCACCCATATGAGGGTGTCAAAGTTTGGCAGGGGAAGGTAACAAAATGTGTGAGATTCAGGGGATTTGGAGGCTATGAATGTTAATTAGCATCTGTTCTCATGGCCCTAAACAATCTGTGAGCACATAAATATAAGTAGAGAAGAGGACACTCAGAGAGACACCAACGGCTTCGATAGATCATTCCAATAAATTTGGAAGTGCggtgaagaaaagagaggaaaggagagcggaaaaatgttcttttattgtCTAACAGAGACAAATCACTTCGTACTGAAGGAAAACCAGCTGCATCTGTGCTCAATAAAACAGAATGAGGCAGTCGAAACGCAAGTAGAATCTACAAGATCATCAGGAAGGCTGGCTCCGTCCTGATGGTGGAGCTATGTTCTGTGGTAGTGgtgtcagagaggaggaggaggaggaggaggaggaggatgatgccGGAGTGACTCTCATCCTCTCTGCGATGTGCCGCTCTCACACAGGAGCACCTTCAGCAGCAGACCGATGCCATAATGACGCACAACGGAATGCCAAAGGAAATCCTCTCTTCCTGTTGCAGTCGAACTTTTACGACTCGTCTGCCTTTTGTGGAGAGAAGGACAGCACCGGCCTCCAtctaatatatatgtttgtttcttctctctcttttttctctctggatTACTGTCTCTCCATGGACTACAATCAATCCAACTCTCTGATTTATGGGGCATTACTTTTAATATCATGGATATAATCCTGAACATTCTGGATGAACCATATACTTCAGATTTGTTACTGTACACACAGAACTACATGTCTTCTGTCATTCCTATTTGTGGCTGggcattgttattgtttttggaTTTGATGAAGTTCTATTTGATCTTATATCAtacatacttttaaaaaatatgtttttcctcCAATATCTGTTtcccatgtttgttttttacggAGGGCTGCTTGGGCCCTGGAGTTGTATAGCAGTGAATTAGCAATTAAATGCATGTTTGGATACACAAAATGTCCTGATTATTGAAGACCAAAAGAAAAGTTGATATTAATGCTGTTTATACTTATGGACATTCTGGAAGCAAGGGTTTCTCTCACCCTGGTCATGACATAGGAAGTGTATTCAATACAAGTACAATTTTTAGATGGTGAGGCTAAAAGTGAACTTCAATTAGACACATATCCATCACTGTGTGACAGGGTTGTTCTCTGTCAATTTTTAGAAGCCTGGCGTTGATTTAACAGCAGGTTAATTATATTATTCTGtcttatttaaaagtaaaatatctttatataaaaataaacatatcataggcttatttttaaagtttttttcatttttcaaacaattaacaaaatgttttcgCTTTTGATGACATTTGGCAAAACCTAAAAGCTGTGGTTTCCAAACTGGAGGTCTGGATCTGGTGTCCAGGATTCAGCCGGTCAGACTGGTTTGCGGGCCAGCCAATAGAAATACTTTGTAACCACAGTGACTTCTGTGTCAGCAGAGGAAACCTTCATGGCAGACATCAACCTGTTGGAGGACAAGAAGAGACAGAGCGGTTTAATAGGATCATTTAAGTAAAACCTTAAATTATTCCTCGTCCTCCCTGCAAGACTAAACAGGTCAACTCTgtccagagacagagagcagcaaACTGTGTGTAGTAATCAAATACTATGCCATCATAATTAAATACGATGTCATACTTTCTTATCCATGTAAAAGTTACGGCTCAGCACTTCCCCTCCATATATTTTGCTTGCTGGGCTATTCTGTCCTGTCAGTGGTGAATTAATGGTGGCTATATTATCAAAGCAGTTAAAGCCTTCAACAGTTAAGCTTAGTCGAGCAATGTTTGGCCTCTCTGATTAATGCTCAAGACTGTGACAGTATTCAAAGATGAAATATAGCAGTTTTTGAGCGTGAACAATGAATTTAGGTGGAGATTAAGGGATCAACGTTCAGCGGCTGCAGCTGGAGGTGAGAGTTCAGAGCCAGAGGTTAACGATTAGACATGTGGACGAGGTGGAGGTTAATATCTCACTTTTTCCTTATGTCGTTAGAAAGACGTTCAGCCTCAGCGGGGTCCTTTTGTAGCAGTTTCTGGTAGCTGGAGAAGGTCTCCACCAAGCCGAAGTACCCGCTCAGTGGCAAGATCCTCTTTACCCTCAGACACTCATTCCtggacataaaataataaatataggGGAAATGTAGTGATTCAGAAACACTCTTCTCTCCCTTGACTATACATATACTGAGATGCCTCAGAGCAAGACACTTGACCCCCAACTGCTCAAGTTTAAGCTTCTCTGAGCCAGTTAACTCCCAGACGTCAGTCTGTGTATATGTCTGACTTCATATGAATGTTTTCATAGCATTTACGCTGCTAGTTTTGCAGCGACTTCTTCAAGAAAGAGGTGTAATTTAAGTAAACTGGAACACTCACCACTCTTTGTCTGGGTATGAGCAGGAGTCGAGCATGTCTGAGTAGATCTTTACAGAACTCGTTCCTATATAGGGATTTCGGAAGGGAAGCAGGGCAGCGTAAAACtaatcagaaaaagaaaagtaatgatTAATAACTAACCCAATGGAATTTGAAAAATAGTTCCAAGGGTTATGCCTTGtcaactatttattttcattttaatggtCAGGATCTCCAGAGCCGGTGGTCGCAGGTGTTTGGTTTGGGGAGCTAAGAATTGCGTCTCAGCTCTTTACAGATGATTTGGTTCTGTTTGCTAGTTCAAGTATCTCCTGGTCTTGTTCCCGAGTGAGGTTAACAGGGAGTGTGAGATAGACTGTTGGTTCGGCCAAGCGTCAGCTATGATGTGGGTGCTATATCCTCAGCTATGGTATATCTCGTCTGCCCTAGGAGTACCTCAGGGTTCCCCAGGGAGAATACCCTGCTTAGCCTGCTGCCCCTGCTAACCAGCCCCACATAAGCAGGAGAGAATGGTTTGAATGGTTGCATTTTACTTGTTTACACTCATCTATACTTTAGAAATTCCAAGAATGAAGTTTTTAGATTTGGGATGAACCTCATCACAGATGTCCTTGAGTGTCTTGTTGGGGACGTCCCCATACTCCACCCCGAAGTCCATGGTGTAGCTCAGGAGAGCCAGGCAGCCTCCAGGCCTCAGCACCCTGTCAGCCTCCAGGAGGAACTTCTCCCGGTCGAACCAGTGAGCCGCCGTCATGGCCGTCACAAGGTCCACCTCACCAGAAGAAAATGGTAGATCTTCTGCCGGACACTCCCTGGGGTCAGAAGATAAAAGAATAGAGGAGGTCAAATAGGGACGTTTGCTATGTCGCAGTCTACTGACAATCCGGTTTGGGCCTTTGAAGCTTTCAGTGGCAAGTTCCTAGATCTGGCACTGAAGCaatgaaaaaactaatttgctgCCCTTTGTACTATGGTCATTTCATCAAAGAAGTAGATaacaccaataaataaatagacctTTCAAAGCTGCAAGGTCACTGAGTACACATCACATAAGTATGTACCTGTATGAAACATTTGGTGGGTTTTTATTGGTCACAGCCATCTCCAGCTGAGCGGGGCTGACGTCTGTTCCAACGACCTTGGCGAAGTACGGAGCCAAAAGATTCGTCCCTTGTCCCGAACCGCAGCCCACATCTACAGCAAGATTGAACTGGTTCGGTGTCTGAAAGCAATGGAGTCACACCTTATCATTATAaaccgcttttttttttttgctcctgaaTCTATAGATGGTTCTGCAGCTCTTCTATCACCAAAACATTCATCTCAGGTATTTCAACATGCAACATGACCCTCTTTTTCTGAGCATGAATAGGTTTGAATCACAAACTTCCTGAATTACAAAGTATCCCGCCCTCATGAGCTGCAGCCCATAAGCATGGATTTGAAAGCATAGTTCACACTATATTGCTTTGAATTCatagtaaaagtacagtatgtcCAGTTTAATATATAAAGGTAACATTGCCAAGAGACTAAGAGACCATATATGGAGCTgtgacttcaaaataaagagttgattgaataaaaaaaaataaaaaaagaagccctagaaaaatgaaatgcttttaaTATCACCAAAAGAAATCCTGTGGTTCTCTAAATCCAGATTTCTGCACATGCACTTGgtttcaaacagcagcagatggcAGTAGATACACATATATGAACCTGTGCTTAGAAAGAAAGTGCTGCTGAGTGTGGGAATGCTCGGGAGTCACATGTTAGCTGTAATTCCTCATCATCCTGATCATCACCCTTATTTATTCTCCCATATCATTGTTACTTTGGCATACTGGTATATCAGACACGGCCTGAATTATCATGTTAGTATTTGGAGAACAGAAACACGTGGCTTAAAATCTACAAAATATGCTTCATAAACAAGCACCGATTCTTATAATTGTGCAACTTCTCTGTTTCCATAAGCAATTTGACCTCAcacttttgtatatttataaattgtGTAAATTGGGACCTCCCAAACAGTCCTGAATCTGCTTCGAACTGCTGGTTTTGTTCCTGTATTTTCCTACCAATCAACAACATTGATCCTTCCCGTTCCCCTGATCAATATCCATTGTCAGATATGATTTGCAATAGGGCTTGTGTTAACAAACGTGGGGGAGGGGTTGGCAGGGTGCCCAGGAGCCCCAACCCTTAACCCCACCGTGTTGCCATGCGCGGCCCTGCCTTGCGTCCTCCAATCAATCGCCTTTGATCAAACCTGTCAGCTGTGCTCAGTTCACTCCGCCGACCTCTGCTGTGTGTGCGGCGGAAAGCATGATGAACACGTTGTCAACCACACACATGATGTGAGCGCTCAGACGGAGCCGTTTTATCGCCCAGTCTTTACCACCAAGTCTTATTTCAGAGTCCTCACACATTTCCACAgaagccattaaaaaaacacaaagtcaatgGACTCAGACAAGCGGCCTCATGTATTGCTTTAATATCTGCAGGCATTCCCGACACAGTAAAAAGAGCTATGGGAGTGCTTCCATCGACTGTGACGAGCGGCGTTGCTAATGCCGCGTGGGGAATTCTCCTGAAAGGCAATCACACAG
This window encodes:
- the LOC129111567 gene encoding receptor activity-modifying protein 1-like, producing MAPESAWLLRTGLVLLVAAQVLPSASGCNGVHYERVINDFCSAKFKHDMVGLDRGLWCSWPDTTEIYEGLTNCTYQVALRMDCFWPNQIVDRLFMQVHRTYFHDCALTGRLLHDPSTSILAPFIVVPVLVTLLMTALVVWRSKRTEGVL
- the si:ch211-93g23.2 gene encoding putative methyltransferase DDB_G0268948 → MSYMERKKGTKPFNLAVDVGCGSGQGTNLLAPYFAKVVGTDVSPAQLEMAVTNKNPPNVSYRECPAEDLPFSSGEVDLVTAMTAAHWFDREKFLLEADRVLRPGGCLALLSYTMDFGVEYGDVPNKTLKDICDEFYAALLPFRNPYIGTSSVKIYSDMLDSCSYPDKEWNECLRVKRILPLSGYFGLVETFSSYQKLLQKDPAEAERLSNDIRKKLMSAMKVSSADTEVTVVTKYFYWLARKPV